A stretch of DNA from Candidatus Bathyarchaeota archaeon:
CCATCCCAAATCGAGTTAGAGCCAATTTTTCGAAAAACTTTGGAAACTTTGGGTGGGACTATTCCGTCTAAGGATGATATCGAATCGTGTTGGAGAAAAGAAAGCCGCGCCGAGGCAACTCAAGCGTTTAACACGTGGTTTACTCAAGAAGAGCGTGAACAAAGGATGCTACAAAAGCTTGAAGATGCTGTTGCATGGACCAGATTCAAATCAACCAGTTTTCCCCGCGAAGATTTCACCACGTATCTACGAGCCAAAGAGATGGTTCGTGGAACAATCCGTAGGCTGCTGAACAAGTTATCTTTGGCGCAAGACGAACTTGATGAGGATGCAGGCAAGTTGTATGGTGAAATGGATTTGCCGGCAGTTGTTCAGATGATGACAAGCGGTACTCCTCGTCAGGATGTGTTCAAGCGTAACGAATACCTGAAAAGCAGTTATGCGTGGAGTTTACTTTTTGATGCCAGTGCAAGTATGAAAGTTAAAGGGGAATACGGCAGGGCATTAGCGATTTGTATTGCTGAAGCAGCAAAAGAATTGTTAAAGGATCCGACGTCGTGGTCGTTTTTTGCCTTCAGTGATCAGCTGTATGTGTTGAAGGATAGTAAGGAGGCGTATTCCCGTCGAGTGAGGGCAAGAATTGGTGGGCTCAAGTTTGGGGGTTTAACTTACATGCCGGATGCGATTCAGGTTGCGGGAGATTCCCTTTCGAAAAGGTTTGAAGAACAAAAGTTTTTGATAGTTATATCCGACGGATGGCCCTACGGGTATAAAGGAATTCCAATAGCACTGTCAGAAACTATCACAAACTTGGAACGAAAAGGTGTACTGGTTATCGGCATAGGAATAGAAACGGGCAGAATGGAAAATTTCTTTCGCCGGAGCGCAGCAATCTATGAAGAACGCGACCTTGTTAAAAAATTTGCAAACCTATACATCAAGATGTCAGAAACTGCCCTAGAAGGATAAAACAACAATTATTCGTCAATTGTGAGCAGCTGCACAGAAAAAATGTTTCTTGGGGATTTAATTTTTGAGCTTATTTTGCAAAATAAGGCATCATTAACTGAGCCTTTACGACAAGGTTTCATACGAGGCATGTGCGTTTTTTTCAACAGTTCTTTGAGTAAAAAGATTTACAGTAAACCTAGTCCATGAAGTATATGGAATAATAGAATCATTAACAGTGCTAAAACCGAACTTCTGTGAAGAAATAACCATTTTTTGCGATAATTACTTAGCAAGTTAAATCTTTGCAAAATACCTGTTGTGACCAGAATAATTAAGAAAATAAATTGCACAACTCCTGTTCCTAAAGTGGGGTAAAAGGCTGCTGGACGACTGATTTGACTTGCAAAATGGATAGTTATCAATAGATATGCTATCAAGTTACCAACAACATGAATTCCAAGAAGAAGCCGAATTCTTCGAATGTATTTTGGTTTTAAAAGAACAAAAAGGGGTACATATGTTGCAATAAAAATAGTGCCAATCCAACCTAACCAATGGTTAAACCGATATGGACCTATAATGAATCCGAAATCAAAGAAGTCTAAAATAATTCCTAGAAAAAGAACAGCAGCCAAAAATAACAAAATTACAGATAACCAAAAGTACACATTACGAAAAATCGAGTTCATAAAAGACCAACAAGTAATTAATGTTGTTTTATGTATTTAAAATTAATCAGCTGCAATAACACTTTGTAACATGAACGTGAGAAACTTAATTATTGACCTCTGAAGTGCAGAAATGTTTTTTGTTAATAGCTTTAATGGGGGTTACTCTCCCATTTTTTAGAAGGATTAAGGGTCAACAAATTTTACTCTTGTCATTATTTACCGAGGTTATTACACATTTCCACGGGGTTAATCTTCTTCAAAGTACCTAAACGTCTTTGCAACCCCATCTAACAGGGAATACAAAAAAAGCACATGTTTGGTTTACAAGTGGCTTATTTTCAATTCAATACATACCAAATATGCAGGGTTAAACTATCACTGAAATGGTCGGTTAGTCAAAACGGGACAAAGTAGATTGTATGACCTTGTTTTTGTCCTTTAATTAGTTGCAGATGTCGAAGAACAGCTATTTGGTTTGTTAATTGTGCTTCGGTTAATTCGAATTTTGTACAAAGTTGTTGAACTGTTGCTTTTTTGTTGTCCATTATATACGTGTATATCGCTTTTTGCAGTTCATTTAACGTGTCTGCCGGCTCCTGTTTAGTCTGTCCCATTTTTTTAGCCGATAGTACTGGCAAAGGATTACAGACCTTTACAGGATGAGTTTCTTCCATGTGACAATCTTCACATAAATTTTTTCCGTGCAAGATGTAAATTTCATTTTCAGAAAGTTCACATCCACAGATACTGCATTTTTTTGTTTCACTCATTTTTTATCCTTCTTTATGTGTTCGAAAAATGATCGAGAAAATCACGTACACATTTTTTTGGAAAACATACTTCATTAAGAAAAAAGCGAGTTGTTGATATGTTAGGAGAATATTTTGAGATAGTCAAGTTTAACATCGTTCTTTATTCTAGCAACTTGATAAAAACGTTGGCTGTTTATTACTCTTTTGAAAAAAAGGTATCACTTAACAATCTTTTTTGTTATTTGTTTGAAAACAGTAAATCTACCGGAAAATTACCAGAGTAGATAGAGTTTAAGAAAAATTAACCTAAGTGATTATGCATTTTATGCTTTTTGATATTTTTACCCATATAAAATTATTCTTTTTGGAATATTTTTTTCAAGAATGTATATAACAGTGTTATAAGCTCGTTGAGGTAATACAAGAAGGCGATAAACAATGACCAAAAAAAGGTTTGATACATTGGCCTTGCATGCAGGGCAGGAAACCCCTGACAAATCCACGGGAGCACGAGCTGTCCCCATATACCAGACAACATCGTATGTTTTTGATAACACAAAACATGCAGCAGACCTCTTTGCGTTAAAAGAGGCAGGAAACATTTACACTCGAATGATGAACCCAACAACCGATGCTTTCGAAAAAAGAATAGCAGCCCTTGAAGGAGGAACAGGCGCCTTGGCAGTTGCGTCAGGCCAAGCAGCAGAAACAGTAGCACTGCTTACAGTCACTCAGCTAGGCGATGAAATAGTAGCAGCAAACAACCTTTACGGTGGAACTTATCAACTGCTTCATTACACCTTCGCTAAACTGGGACGAAAAACAGTATTTGTTGACTCAAGTAAACCCCAAGAATTCAAAAAAGCAATCACCAACAAAACAAGAGTAGTCTATGCAGAAACCATTGGTAACCCAAAACTAGATGTTCCAGACTTTGAAGCCATCGCAGAAATCGCTCATGAAGCAGGGATTCCCTTTGTTGTCGACAACACAATAGGGGTTGGAATAGCACGACCAATAGATTACGGAGCAGACATCGAAGTTGCTTCTGCCACCAAATACATTGGCGGTCATGGCACATCTATCGGAGGAGTGATTATTGATTCGGGCAAATTTGACTGGGGAAACGGCAAATTCCCTGAATTCACTGAACCCGACCCCAGTTATCATGGAATAAAATATTGGGAAACCTTCGGAAATACATCATTTGTCACTAAAGCAAGAGTCCAACTACTACGAGATTTAGGACCTGCATTAAGTCCATTTAATTCATTTTTGTTTCTGCAAGGACTGGAAACATTACCCTTACGAGTGAAAAAGCATTCTGAAAACGCTCTTGCAGTAGCCCAATTTCTGAGTGAGCACCCCCTTGTTAAGTGGGTGAATTATCCAGGACTCCAAGAACATTCTAGTCACGAACTTGCAAAAAAATACTTGAAAGGCAACTACGGAGGAATTGTTGGCTTTGGAATCAAAGGAGGATTAGAAGCAGGCAAACGGTTCATTGAATCAGTTAAACTGCTGTCGCATCTTGCTAACATTGGTGATGCAAAAAGTTTAGTTATCCATCCTGCTTCAACGACCCATCAGCAACTAACCAAGCAAGAACGAGAAGCAACAGGAGTAACAGAAGACTATATACGCCTATCAATCGGCATCGAAGACATACAAGACATCAAAGAAGACATAGATCAAGCATTATATGCCGCAGTAAAAGAGTGAAAACATCATTCAATCTTTCAGAAAAACGAGGTGAAATCCATTGAACGAAGACGTTGGAAGTGTTGGCAATACACAAACACAGCATTACTCTTTTGAGAATTCTGAAGGGCAAATTCTTGAATCTGGAGAAAAACTCGAACAGGTTACAATAGCATACGAAACATACGGCAAACTTAACCCACAACAATCCAACGCAATTTTGGTTCTTCATGCATTCTCGGGAAGTGCCCACGCTGCAGGATTCCATAAAAACGACAAGCATCCCGGCTGGTGGGACACCATGATTGGTCCGGGAAAAGCCTTTGACACTGAAAAATATTTTGTTATTTGCTCTAACGTAATTGCTGGATGTAATGGTTCAACTGGTCCATCATCAGTTAACCCAAAAACGGGCAAAGCTTACGGCACAGATTTCCCAGTTGTTACAATAAATGACATGGTAAAAGCTCAGCACCGTTTGGTTAACCATTTGAGAATAAAAAAACTTCATGCTGTTGTTGGGGGTTCCATGGGAGGCATGCAAGTATTACAGTGGATGGTTTCATACCCAGAAAAAGTATTGTCTGCAATTCCAATCGCTACAACTCTGAAACACTCTCCCCAACAAATTGCATTCAATGAAGTGGGTCGCCAAGCAGTCATGGCCGACCCTAACTGGAATGATGGAAACTATTACGGTTCTTCACTGCCAAGCAGGGGTTTAGCCGTGGCCAGAATGGTAGGGCACATCACATACATGAGCGATGCTTCGATGGCCAACAAGTTTGGTAGGCGCCTTAAAGATTCTAAAAAACAATTCAAGTTCGGAACAGATTTTGAAGTAGAATGTTACCTCCAGCATAGAGGCGATAACTTTGTGAAAAGGTTTGATGCCAATTCCTATCTGTACATAACTAAGGCAATGGATTACTTCAATTTAGTAAATGGTAAAAAACTGTCAGAAATTTTCAGGGGATTGAAAGCTAAAGTTCTGGTGTTGTCATTCAAATCTGATTGGTTGTATCCAGCACATCAGTCCAGAGAAATCGTGAAAGCATGCAAGCTAGCGGGCGTTGACACAACATATTGTGAAATCAACTCAACCTACGGGCACGATGCATTTTTGCTAGAAGTAAAAGAAGAGACTCATCTGATTAAACATTTCCTAAGAACAGTCAGTAATGGGCATACAAAGGAGTTGAACTAAACAAATGGCACCTAGACTAGAGCACAGGGTTATCAAAGATTGGGTCAAAAAAAATTCCACCGTGTTAGATCTTGGCTGTGGAACAGGTGAATTAATGAAATTACTCATAAACGAAAAGCAAGTGCAAGCCCAAGGCATAGAGATAAACGAGCAGTCAATCGGAGAGTGTGTAGCTCAAGGCTTAAGCGTTTTTCAGCAAGACATTGACACAGGATTAAGCGAATATTCTGATGATGCCTTTGATTATGTGATATTGAGTCAAACTCTTCAACAGGTAAAAAAACCAGATTTCGTTATAAAAGAATCACTGCGAGTTGGAAAACAAGTAATTGTTAGTTTCCCAAACTTTGTATATTATCCTGCTAGGTTCCAAATGTTTTTTAAAGGAAAAGTTCCAGTAACACCATCGCTGCCCCATGAATGGTACCAAACGCCAAACTTGCATTTTCTAAGCATAAACGACTTCAAAGAATACTGCAAAAAAAGAAACTTCAAAATACAAAACAGTACATACGTGACAACAAACAAAAAAGTAACTATATTTCCAAACTTTTTTGCAGAAATAGGAACATTTCTAGTATCATACTAGAACCTTTAATATCCCAAATAATAAGAAACTAAAAACGGTTCCAGTTTTGACTGATTTTTGACCGAATACAGAGTTGCATTAGTTAAACTGCTTATGCTGGGCATACAAGAGTTATGTTTCCATTGAATTCAAATTTGCTGTGTTTGTCTTCCCCGTTTTTTTTGTAAAGCACAATTTTTTCGGGGATTCCTTCTCGCATGTAAGTAATGTAAATTATGTCTTCCCCCAAACCAAGACGTTTAAGGTCGTCAATATTATCTCGGATTTTTTCTAGTTGTGCAATTTTGGTTTTTATATCTTCTACTGCATCAAAAAGAATCTGCGCTTCCCCAAGGCTTTCTTTAGATAACATAATATCTTTGAAAGGAATCCAACCTGACTTTCGTTTTTTGCCTTTTTTGCCTTTCCCTTTACCTTTACTTTTGCCATTACTTTTTGCATCTTTGCCCGAGCCTTGAAGACCGGTTAAAGCCTTGAACCATTCTTCATCCCCATGGCGTTCTTTGTTATCCCGTAAGATGGCTCCTAACCGTTCCCCGTACTCTTCACTGTTGGATTTACAGAAGCTGATTTCTTCTTCTATGTTTTCACTGAGCTCGCGTAAGGAATGAAAATTTCGAATCTCAGTAACCATATACTTCACATCAACTTGAACCGGCGAGGCAGCCAGATTCTTACGTAGTAACCACTTGCAAACAGTATAATACTAAAAATTTGCATGTCACACCAAACTACACACAAAAAAACCTAGTGGTCATTATCCAATAATGAAGTGTTCTTTGTTTTGATACTGAATACTCGCTGTATAGTTGAAGCCTGATAAACAACCATAATTATTGCAAAATAAATTAAAAATCCAGTAATTTGGCGGGTAAATCCTGAAGCTGCCCAGAACCAACTTGTTGCTCCATTGTAGTGGTATCCAGCTACAAACCATGCAAGAAAGGCGTCAATTATTGGATCCACTATTTTAGAAAGTTTAGAAGGCAAAGGAGCAAGATGGGAATTCATACAGATTATCAAATATACTGGAATGTTGATTAGAATATCAAAAATGGTAAGTCCCCAGAAAATTCCATATGTTTCCATGAAATACCTAACTAGAAGGTTGCCTTCTTCGTACGGGGCATTAATAAAAATTAATGTAAATAAGTAATCTAACAAAATGAACCCAAATAAAAGACCTGCTCGGGTTAGCCAAATATTATTTTTTGGAATTAAATATTTTCCTTTTTGCAGGATTTTGACGTATCGGTCGCCCATTTTTATGAATTTCCTATACATATACTATATCTTAATCTTCCAGATAACTATTTCGCGGAAAAATAATCCGAAATAATATTTTCCAAGACCGTAAACAAGCTCAAAAGGTTCCTTATATTTTCATTATTGATGTCTGTCGCCGATTTTATGTACGCATGCAAAATAGGGTCTTGACATTACTGTTTGAATAAATAAGTAAAAGAAAAAGCACAAATATTTACTTTAGATTCGAATTCCGAATATGAATATTGAGTACTGATTCAGAGTTCATATTCATAGGGCTTAAATGGATTTCCAGCAAACATCGATTTTAGATTTGAACTAAAATCAGGTCGGAAAACAATGGAATCATTGAAACAAAAAACCAAAAACTCTGGCAAACTATACGGTGAAAATGCCCCAGTTTGGCAGCTTCTCACAAAAGAAAAACAACCCTTTGATGTCATCGCAGACATCGAAAAAATATTTCTCCAATTTGATCTTTCACGAAACGAAATCAGAGTTTATCTACATCTGGCAAGGTCAGGAGTGCAAAAAGCTCGAAAAATATCTGATGCACTTAGCTTGCACAGAACAGAAACCTACAGAATACTTCGAGATCTAGAAAAACGGGGACTCATCTCATGTTTACTAGAAAAACCAATCAAATTCACCGCAACCCCCTTCGAAGAAGCATACGACATCCTAGTAAACACCAAAAAACTAAGCGTTGAAATGCTTGAACGAAAAAAACAAAATCTAGTTGACCTTTGGGCATCTGTTCCACAGCACAAAGAAAAAAAAGAAACCAAAGAAGTTTTCCAAATATTAGAAGGAGAAGAACAATTAATACTAAAAGCAAACGAAATCGCCGACAGAACAAAAAAAGAAATCTGTGTAGTAGCTTCAGACCAAGAACTCGGAAGACTTTACCATTCTGGTTTTACTGATGAATTAGAAAAAATTGCAAAAAAGAAAATCAAAGTCATGCTTATGACTAACAGCTCTTCAAAAAGCCGATTCATCACAGAAAAAATGAAACTAAACAACGTAAAATATGTCCACGTAAAACCTGAAGATTTGCCAAGCTTCATTGTATCTGACCAACAAGAAACTTTATTTTCCATAAAGGACGAAAATGAAAAACAAGACACCACAATGCGAAAAAAGAAAGAAAAAACTTCTTTCCTTTGGACAAATTATAACACTTTCATCAAAGCCCTGAACCTGCTGTTCGTAAACCTTTGGAATACAAAAACAACCCTAGATGCTAACCTACTCAAAGAAGTAATGATAATCAAGAAAAAAGCATAACATACAACCAAATTCGTCCAGCAAGTTTAAGTTTCAGTGCAGGTAACATTGGCCAAGACAAAAACGTCTCGATGGTCGAAAATCTGGGCTGAAACTAAAACTGGGTCATTTCTTGTTTGAGTAACAGCAATAAAAGATATCACATAAGTTCCATTTCCATAATCAAATACAGTTGGCGAATTAGCAGCAATCCAATTTTGGTCTGACGGTTCACCATCGTATTCATAATAGATAGCAATGCTTTTTGCCAAAACAGATTCGTTTTCATTAAAAAGTCTACAAGTTACGTTTACTTGTTTTTCGGTCTCCCCCAAAGTAATGTAAGTTCCTTCAAGGGTGACACTTGTTGTTATGTTGGTTACAGTTTCTAGTTGAAGTTCTGATTCAGCGTCAACAAAATACAAAGTTGAGTTTGCATATGCACTAGAAA
This window harbors:
- a CDS encoding O-acetylhomoserine aminocarboxypropyltransferase/cysteine synthase, producing the protein MTKKRFDTLALHAGQETPDKSTGARAVPIYQTTSYVFDNTKHAADLFALKEAGNIYTRMMNPTTDAFEKRIAALEGGTGALAVASGQAAETVALLTVTQLGDEIVAANNLYGGTYQLLHYTFAKLGRKTVFVDSSKPQEFKKAITNKTRVVYAETIGNPKLDVPDFEAIAEIAHEAGIPFVVDNTIGVGIARPIDYGADIEVASATKYIGGHGTSIGGVIIDSGKFDWGNGKFPEFTEPDPSYHGIKYWETFGNTSFVTKARVQLLRDLGPALSPFNSFLFLQGLETLPLRVKKHSENALAVAQFLSEHPLVKWVNYPGLQEHSSHELAKKYLKGNYGGIVGFGIKGGLEAGKRFIESVKLLSHLANIGDAKSLVIHPASTTHQQLTKQEREATGVTEDYIRLSIGIEDIQDIKEDIDQALYAAVKE
- a CDS encoding homoserine O-acetyltransferase, translated to MNEDVGSVGNTQTQHYSFENSEGQILESGEKLEQVTIAYETYGKLNPQQSNAILVLHAFSGSAHAAGFHKNDKHPGWWDTMIGPGKAFDTEKYFVICSNVIAGCNGSTGPSSVNPKTGKAYGTDFPVVTINDMVKAQHRLVNHLRIKKLHAVVGGSMGGMQVLQWMVSYPEKVLSAIPIATTLKHSPQQIAFNEVGRQAVMADPNWNDGNYYGSSLPSRGLAVARMVGHITYMSDASMANKFGRRLKDSKKQFKFGTDFEVECYLQHRGDNFVKRFDANSYLYITKAMDYFNLVNGKKLSEIFRGLKAKVLVLSFKSDWLYPAHQSREIVKACKLAGVDTTYCEINSTYGHDAFLLEVKEETHLIKHFLRTVSNGHTKELN
- the metW gene encoding methionine biosynthesis protein MetW, whose product is MAPRLEHRVIKDWVKKNSTVLDLGCGTGELMKLLINEKQVQAQGIEINEQSIGECVAQGLSVFQQDIDTGLSEYSDDAFDYVILSQTLQQVKKPDFVIKESLRVGKQVIVSFPNFVYYPARFQMFFKGKVPVTPSLPHEWYQTPNLHFLSINDFKEYCKKRNFKIQNSTYVTTNKKVTIFPNFFAEIGTFLVSY